From Nguyenibacter vanlangensis, one genomic window encodes:
- a CDS encoding ParB/RepB/Spo0J family partition protein has translation MATTVQKITLSPSRDIPFNKLLLSQSNVRRVKAGVSVEELADDIARRGLLQGLSVRAVVDQAGVETGMFEIPAGGRRYRALELLVKQKRLAKTAPVPCIVRDSGIAEEDSLAENVQRAPLHPLDQFRAFLALREKGQSEEEIAAAFFVSVNVVKQRLKLASVSPALLDVYAEDGMTLDQLMAFTVSGDHERQEQVFERLKVSYDKQPYVIRRMLTEGAVRASDKRAQFIGLDAYVAAGGTVLRDLFQGDDGGWLQDVPLIDQMVADKLKADAEAIAAEGWKWIEVAPDCAYGHAFGLRQLRGETVPLTAEEEASRDALQAEFDRLSEEYQDADELPDEVDERLSELETALEGFETRLVVFDPAEIACAGAFVSIGAEGQLRVERGYVRPEDELPVEPATEPNADDDNERAIAASYESDEAVVTAEPDAEPEEDEGLSPISDRLMTELTSHRTLGLRNALGERPEIAFVAALHVLTLKTFYHYGSDSCLELDLKSVSFGTQAPGLNDSASAEAIRVRHESWSKALPKESADLWDALQEWDGDSQAGLFAHIVSLSVNAVYEPWNRRPRAAAHADRLAQAVDLDMAAAGWKPTVDNFLGRVTKARILQAVSQAKGQRAADRIEHLKKGDMAAEAETLLADAAWLPEPLRTPGRAVEAEPAPESAAEETAEQSSEKLPEDDDEPVAQNDDAGEPMIAAE, from the coding sequence ATGGCTACCACCGTTCAGAAGATCACCCTCTCGCCCTCGCGCGACATCCCCTTCAACAAGCTCTTGCTCTCGCAGTCGAACGTCCGACGCGTAAAGGCCGGCGTCTCGGTCGAAGAGCTGGCCGACGATATTGCCCGCCGCGGTCTGCTGCAGGGCCTCAGCGTGCGCGCGGTCGTCGACCAGGCCGGCGTCGAGACCGGCATGTTCGAGATTCCGGCCGGCGGCCGGCGCTACCGGGCGCTGGAGCTGCTGGTGAAGCAGAAGCGCCTCGCCAAGACCGCGCCGGTGCCTTGTATCGTCCGCGACAGCGGCATCGCCGAAGAGGACTCGCTCGCCGAGAACGTCCAGCGCGCGCCGCTGCATCCGCTCGACCAGTTCCGCGCCTTCCTGGCGCTTCGCGAGAAGGGCCAGTCCGAGGAGGAGATCGCCGCCGCGTTCTTCGTCTCGGTCAACGTGGTGAAGCAGCGGCTGAAGCTCGCGTCGGTCTCGCCGGCGTTGCTCGACGTCTACGCCGAGGACGGCATGACGCTCGACCAGCTCATGGCCTTCACCGTCTCCGGCGACCATGAGCGCCAGGAGCAGGTGTTCGAGCGCCTGAAGGTCTCCTACGACAAGCAGCCCTATGTCATCCGTCGCATGCTGACCGAGGGCGCGGTCCGGGCCTCGGACAAGCGGGCGCAGTTCATCGGCCTTGACGCCTATGTGGCGGCAGGCGGCACGGTGCTGCGCGACCTGTTCCAGGGCGATGATGGCGGCTGGCTGCAGGATGTTCCACTGATCGACCAGATGGTAGCCGATAAGCTGAAGGCGGACGCCGAGGCGATCGCCGCCGAAGGCTGGAAGTGGATCGAGGTCGCGCCCGACTGCGCTTACGGCCACGCCTTCGGTCTGCGCCAGCTTCGCGGTGAGACCGTGCCGCTGACCGCTGAGGAAGAGGCGAGCCGAGATGCGCTCCAGGCCGAGTTCGACCGGCTGTCCGAGGAATACCAGGACGCCGACGAACTGCCGGATGAGGTGGACGAGCGCCTGTCGGAGCTGGAAACGGCGCTGGAGGGCTTCGAGACCCGGCTCGTGGTGTTCGATCCCGCCGAGATCGCCTGCGCCGGCGCCTTCGTCAGCATCGGCGCCGAGGGCCAGCTTCGCGTCGAACGGGGCTATGTCCGGCCGGAAGACGAATTGCCGGTCGAACCTGCGACCGAGCCGAACGCAGACGACGACAATGAACGCGCTATCGCCGCCAGCTACGAGAGCGACGAGGCCGTCGTGACGGCAGAGCCCGACGCCGAACCGGAGGAGGACGAGGGTCTCTCGCCCATCTCCGATCGCCTGATGACGGAGCTGACCTCGCACCGGACGCTCGGCCTGCGCAACGCGCTCGGCGAGCGGCCGGAGATCGCCTTCGTCGCGGCCCTGCACGTTCTGACGCTGAAGACCTTCTACCACTACGGCTCGGATAGCTGCCTTGAGCTGGACCTGAAGAGCGTCAGCTTCGGGACGCAGGCGCCGGGGCTGAACGACAGCGCCTCGGCCGAGGCTATCCGCGTGCGGCACGAAAGCTGGTCGAAGGCGCTTCCCAAGGAGTCTGCCGACCTCTGGGACGCGCTACAGGAATGGGACGGCGACAGCCAGGCGGGCCTGTTCGCCCACATCGTCAGCCTTTCGGTGAACGCCGTGTACGAGCCTTGGAACCGGCGGCCCCGTGCGGCCGCCCATGCCGACCGGCTAGCGCAGGCGGTCGATCTCGACATGGCAGCGGCCGGGTGGAAGCCGACCGTGGACAACTTTCTCGGCCGGGTGACGAAGGCGCGCATCCTTCAGGCGGTTTCTCAGGCGAAAGGCCAGCGCGCGGCCGATCGGATCGAGCATCTGAAGAAGGGCGACATGGCGGCCGAGGCGGAGACGCTCCTGGCCGACGCCGCCTGGCTGCCCGAGCCACTCCGCACGCCGGGCCGCGCCGTCGAAGCCGAACCAGCGCCGGAGTCTGCGGCCGAGGAAACCGCAGAGCAGTCCAGCGAAAAACTGCCGGAGGACGACGACGAGCCGGTTGCGCAGAATGACGACGCCGGCGAGCCGATGATTGCCGCCGAATAG
- a CDS encoding DUF932 domain-containing protein, protein MTHVEILDAARDRADGYKVDVSRGERIGRVSSEWFSRPADERYLSLSDLYAAVRGRTERSRTRTVESAAIRVDASRDDAERLALMLPGSDAPIAPSHWSFAQLAGLVGAPAAYLRQLPAPLAGINLQYGLTSHRAEQVKTLEIEDGRVELRAVTGPDYGRIFDHELVAAVQRIAGNGTGDTRWKVPGVLDWSTGIYNPRVGITQDTTTLYASDRDVFLFLVDDLNPIEAGRLPDGSPDLYFRGFYCWNSEVGAKTLGMASFYLRAVCQNRNLWGVEDFEEITIRHSKYAASRFAHEAAPALTRFANSSPLPFVNGIKAAREKIVARSDEDRSDFLRKRGFSKTETAKIIETVLAEEGRKPESVFDFVQGITAVARDKTQQDARLDLEARAKKLLDRAA, encoded by the coding sequence ATGACCCATGTGGAGATTCTGGACGCCGCTCGCGATCGCGCTGACGGCTACAAAGTGGATGTGAGCCGCGGCGAGCGGATCGGCCGGGTATCGTCGGAATGGTTCTCGCGGCCGGCGGACGAGCGTTACCTGTCCCTGTCGGACCTCTATGCCGCCGTCCGTGGCCGGACCGAGCGGAGCCGCACCCGAACCGTCGAGAGCGCGGCGATCCGGGTAGACGCCAGCCGCGACGATGCCGAACGCCTGGCGCTGATGCTGCCCGGCTCGGATGCACCGATCGCGCCGAGCCATTGGAGCTTCGCTCAGCTCGCCGGCCTGGTCGGAGCGCCCGCGGCCTATCTGCGCCAGCTTCCGGCGCCACTCGCCGGTATCAACCTGCAATACGGGCTGACCTCCCATCGCGCCGAGCAGGTGAAGACGCTGGAGATCGAAGACGGTCGCGTCGAGCTGCGCGCCGTCACCGGCCCCGACTACGGCCGCATCTTCGACCATGAACTGGTCGCGGCCGTGCAGCGCATCGCCGGCAACGGCACGGGCGATACTCGTTGGAAGGTGCCGGGTGTACTCGACTGGTCGACGGGGATCTACAATCCGCGTGTCGGCATCACCCAGGACACGACCACGCTCTACGCGTCCGATCGCGACGTCTTCCTCTTCCTGGTCGACGACCTCAACCCCATCGAAGCCGGCCGGCTGCCCGACGGTTCGCCCGACCTCTATTTCCGCGGTTTCTACTGCTGGAATTCCGAGGTCGGCGCGAAGACGCTCGGCATGGCGAGCTTCTATCTCCGGGCGGTCTGTCAGAACCGGAATTTGTGGGGCGTCGAAGATTTCGAGGAGATCACCATCCGTCACTCGAAATACGCCGCTTCCCGCTTCGCGCATGAGGCGGCGCCAGCACTGACCCGCTTTGCCAACTCCTCACCGCTCCCTTTCGTCAACGGCATCAAGGCGGCGCGCGAGAAGATCGTGGCGCGCAGCGACGAGGACCGCAGCGACTTCCTGCGCAAGCGTGGCTTCTCCAAGACGGAGACGGCGAAGATCATCGAGACGGTGCTCGCCGAAGAAGGTCGCAAGCCCGAGAGCGTCTTCGACTTCGTGCAGGGCATCACCGCGGTCGCGCGGGATAAGACTCAGCAGGACGCGCGGCTCGACCTGGAGGCGCGGGCCAAGAAGCTACTCGACCGGGCGGCCTGA
- a CDS encoding DUF6088 family protein, with the protein MSRLSEQILAYAERQSEGVPISAKSLLHLGNRAAVDQSLSRLAERGQLIRAGRGVYLRPITSRFGTRAPSVEQAVEALAAQRGEVIVSNGAAAANALGLTTQVPVRSVYLTSGRSRKMSLGKQVVELRHAPRWQLTLGSRPAGEAVRALAWLGPDKAEEALMTLKRRMPPGVFGELVAAAPQLPTWLARSVGKAAYG; encoded by the coding sequence ATGTCGCGTCTGAGCGAACAGATTCTGGCATATGCGGAGAGGCAGTCCGAAGGGGTGCCCATATCTGCTAAGAGCTTGCTTCACCTTGGCAATCGCGCTGCGGTGGATCAGTCCTTGTCGCGTCTGGCCGAGCGCGGGCAGCTCATCCGCGCCGGGCGGGGGGTCTACCTTCGCCCAATCACGTCCCGGTTCGGCACACGAGCGCCTTCGGTCGAACAGGCTGTTGAGGCGCTTGCCGCCCAGCGAGGCGAGGTCATTGTCTCGAATGGGGCGGCTGCGGCCAACGCCCTTGGCCTGACGACGCAGGTGCCAGTTCGGTCTGTCTATCTGACTTCGGGCCGCAGCCGGAAGATGAGCCTTGGCAAGCAGGTCGTGGAGCTGCGCCACGCGCCGCGCTGGCAGTTGACCTTAGGAAGCCGGCCGGCGGGCGAAGCGGTCCGCGCGCTCGCATGGCTGGGTCCCGACAAAGCCGAGGAAGCGCTCATGACGCTGAAGCGGAGGATGCCGCCAGGCGTCTTCGGCGAGCTGGTGGCCGCCGCGCCGCAGCTTCCGACGTGGCTCGCGCGGAGCGTGGGAAAGGCCGCCTATGGCTGA
- a CDS encoding nucleotidyl transferase AbiEii/AbiGii toxin family protein has protein sequence MADAFLSLPVEDRREALRVAADRSGRPAHLLEKDVWVVWALATLFGSPVGAQLVFKGGTSLSKAYGVIRRFSEDVDLTYDIRAIAPDLVGENGEALPKNRSEEKRWSKAVRHRLPEWIAGTVQPLVANAIDAQSLAATLKVEGDRLYIDYEATSAGSGYVAPSVMLEFGARSTGEPASLRDVTCDAAGLIDGVEFPSARPRVMHAERTFWEKATAIHVFCLQERLRGERFARHWHDVVRLDEAGIAAAALADRQLGGAVARHKSMFFAEKGADGTPVDYDAAVNGGLRLVPAGEGLAALGKDYEQMVADGLLLEDAEPFEGLIKRCVDIEARANRAAQ, from the coding sequence ATGGCTGACGCCTTTCTCTCCCTGCCGGTGGAGGACCGCCGTGAGGCCCTGCGCGTCGCCGCCGATCGATCCGGCCGCCCGGCGCATCTTCTCGAAAAGGATGTGTGGGTCGTCTGGGCGCTGGCGACCTTGTTCGGATCGCCCGTCGGCGCGCAGCTGGTGTTCAAGGGCGGCACCTCCCTGTCCAAGGCTTATGGCGTCATTCGGCGCTTTTCCGAGGACGTGGACCTGACCTATGACATTCGCGCCATCGCGCCCGACCTTGTCGGCGAGAACGGCGAAGCGCTGCCAAAAAACCGCAGCGAGGAGAAGCGGTGGTCGAAGGCGGTGCGCCACCGCCTTCCCGAATGGATAGCCGGCACGGTCCAGCCTCTCGTCGCCAACGCGATCGACGCGCAATCGCTTGCAGCAACCCTCAAGGTGGAAGGCGATCGGCTCTACATCGACTACGAGGCCACGTCGGCGGGCTCCGGCTATGTGGCTCCCAGCGTAATGCTGGAATTTGGGGCCCGGTCGACGGGAGAGCCGGCAAGCCTGCGCGACGTGACCTGCGACGCCGCCGGATTGATCGATGGCGTCGAATTCCCATCGGCCCGCCCCCGCGTGATGCACGCCGAGCGGACGTTCTGGGAGAAGGCCACGGCGATCCACGTCTTCTGCCTGCAAGAGAGGCTTCGCGGCGAACGCTTCGCGCGGCACTGGCACGATGTCGTTCGGCTCGACGAGGCCGGAATCGCCGCCGCCGCCCTGGCGGATCGGCAGCTTGGGGGCGCCGTCGCGCGCCACAAGAGCATGTTCTTCGCCGAGAAGGGGGCGGATGGAACGCCGGTCGACTATGACGCCGCCGTGAACGGGGGACTGCGCCTTGTCCCGGCGGGCGAAGGGCTGGCGGCGCTGGGCAAGGACTACGAGCAGATGGTCGCTGACGGGCTTCTGCTGGAGGATGCCGAGCCCTTCGAGGGGCTGATCAAGCGATGCGTCGACATTGAAGCGCGGGCCAATCGCGCGGCGCAATAG
- a CDS encoding AAA family ATPase, whose product MRISRVKISNFANFSEIDVETGESIVIVGENKVGKSNFVRALQLILDPGLSERDRQLGLEHFWDGLGEDKLGETIEVAVELTDFTSDPRLMAHLNDCVVDPGPPMVARLTYRFQPKANLGRDPQSLSDYEYIVFGGDDPEMSIGPSLRRMLPLDVQVALRDAEKDLSSWRNSPLRPLIEELATSLDEDARAEIQEQVNEAQAELVSHDEVVATAERISERLIAIAGEQHAVPLTLGLAPTRVDALLRSLRLLIDNGARGIPDASLGTANLIFLALKSLELDRLVTDGERDHTFFVVEEPEAHLHPHVQRLVYRYFLGSGGDGEEQTPPLTTILTTHSPHIASVTPIRSIVLLRQDAAANATIAVSTAKAPLDERDEADLQRYIDVSRGEIFFARGVVLVEGDAERFLVPAFAEALDIPLDMLGITVCSVSGTNFTPYVKLLGPEGLDIPHVILTDRDPNGTKPPLVRRRLINVLRLVEDGVNYTPLDADAVIARAEAVGYFVNSNTLEPELFAGGLAEAMQEVIEQELSIGQATRDLIQGWVDDTDTLDEEQLIKLIERIGKGRFAQALAPHVDEDTCPDYIRQALEHIRDAIA is encoded by the coding sequence GTGCGCATCTCGCGGGTAAAAATCAGCAACTTCGCAAATTTCTCGGAGATTGACGTCGAAACTGGCGAAAGCATCGTCATTGTCGGCGAGAACAAGGTCGGGAAGAGCAACTTTGTCCGGGCTCTGCAGCTGATCCTCGACCCTGGCCTCTCTGAACGTGATCGGCAGCTCGGGCTTGAGCATTTCTGGGATGGCCTGGGAGAAGACAAGCTCGGCGAAACGATCGAGGTCGCAGTCGAGCTGACCGACTTCACCAGCGATCCACGGTTGATGGCGCACCTCAACGACTGCGTGGTCGATCCCGGGCCGCCGATGGTTGCGCGTCTTACCTACCGTTTTCAGCCAAAGGCCAATCTCGGGCGGGACCCTCAGAGCCTCTCTGACTATGAGTACATCGTTTTCGGCGGCGACGATCCCGAGATGTCCATTGGGCCGTCGCTGCGGCGGATGCTTCCGCTCGACGTGCAGGTCGCACTGCGCGATGCCGAAAAGGATCTGTCGAGTTGGCGCAATTCGCCGCTGAGGCCATTGATTGAGGAATTAGCGACGTCGCTCGATGAAGACGCTCGGGCTGAAATCCAGGAGCAGGTCAACGAGGCGCAAGCCGAGCTGGTCAGCCACGATGAAGTAGTCGCAACCGCCGAGCGGATCAGCGAGCGGCTGATCGCGATCGCTGGCGAGCAGCATGCGGTGCCGTTGACGCTCGGCCTGGCGCCCACGCGGGTCGATGCTCTGCTGCGCAGCCTGCGTCTGCTGATCGACAATGGTGCGCGCGGCATTCCCGATGCCAGCCTTGGGACCGCAAACCTGATCTTCCTGGCGCTCAAGAGCCTGGAGCTTGATCGGCTCGTGACGGATGGCGAGCGCGACCACACCTTCTTCGTGGTCGAGGAGCCGGAAGCGCACCTTCACCCGCACGTTCAGCGTCTGGTTTACCGCTATTTCCTCGGTAGCGGCGGAGATGGCGAGGAGCAAACGCCGCCACTCACAACCATCCTGACTACGCATTCACCGCATATCGCGAGCGTCACCCCGATCCGGTCGATCGTGCTGCTTCGTCAAGACGCGGCAGCCAATGCGACGATCGCCGTCTCGACGGCTAAAGCGCCGCTAGACGAGCGCGACGAGGCGGACCTCCAGCGCTATATCGACGTAAGCCGTGGCGAGATCTTCTTCGCTCGCGGGGTCGTCCTGGTGGAGGGCGACGCGGAGCGGTTTCTCGTGCCTGCGTTTGCGGAGGCGCTGGACATTCCGCTCGACATGCTGGGCATCACCGTATGCTCGGTCAGCGGTACGAACTTTACTCCCTACGTCAAGCTGTTGGGTCCCGAGGGCCTCGACATTCCGCACGTCATTCTTACCGATCGTGACCCGAACGGAACGAAACCCCCGCTGGTCCGGCGCCGCCTGATCAACGTCCTGCGCCTGGTGGAAGACGGTGTAAACTACACCCCTCTGGACGCCGACGCCGTCATCGCGCGTGCGGAGGCGGTCGGATATTTCGTGAACAGCAACACGCTCGAGCCAGAACTGTTCGCCGGCGGGCTTGCTGAGGCGATGCAGGAGGTCATCGAACAGGAGCTGTCGATCGGCCAGGCGACGCGAGATCTGATCCAGGGATGGGTCGATGACACCGACACCCTCGACGAGGAGCAACTGATCAAGCTCATCGAGCGGATTGGCAAAGGGCGCTTCGCGCAGGCGCTGGCGCCGCACGTGGATGAGGATACGTGCCCGGATTACATCCGGCAGGCGCTGGAGCATATCCGCGATGCCATTGCGTAG
- a CDS encoding ATP-dependent helicase, with amino-acid sequence MPLRSVSAAYLAQAADLAGNPGQQAAYDSTGNCVVLAGPGSGKTKTLVLKLARIMAEDVRAPRGAACITYSQECARELTRRLERLGLREAPNLFIGTVHGFCLRHLLMPYGRLAGLPVPFPLTVATQRQSDQAMKRIGDRLFGVGHPNKPMDLGRHRRSVLDRTSVAWTSEGELATWAEGYEAELRRLGLIDFDDLVIFGQRLVSEHDWVLPLLQAKFPVLAVDEYQDLGVALHRIVKRVAFDGGVRLFAVGDPDQSIYGFTGADGALLQELAERDDVERVQLQLNYRSASRIVSASEMALGEVRGYQSNDPDRQAVIEFVRCDDGLEGQAAHAVAEIIPAALAAKPGRAVGDIAILYRDYRAGDVVAEAVAAAGIDFVRVDTAAPYRKVALTSWIEDCAAWCADGWREARPQLRGLLDRWLGFHRTRISEVQARDESQRLTQLLWSLRVEEGLARDFVTAVRAGILDALMAAEPGLADQREQVDRMSAALAVGGPLADLDLASLGGRDGSPLHLNLLTLHSAKGCEYDVVIMVGLDLGSLPWRNELAAARRESRRLFYVGLTRARDEIHMLYSGYVDTGRGRMRWGRSPFLDELEARMDEAEIG; translated from the coding sequence ATGCCATTGCGTAGTGTCAGCGCAGCGTATCTCGCCCAAGCAGCCGATCTTGCAGGCAATCCGGGTCAGCAGGCGGCTTACGACTCCACGGGCAACTGCGTGGTGCTCGCCGGCCCCGGCAGCGGCAAGACGAAGACGCTGGTGCTCAAACTCGCCCGGATCATGGCGGAGGATGTGCGCGCACCCCGAGGAGCGGCATGCATCACCTATAGCCAGGAATGCGCTCGCGAACTGACGCGCCGACTAGAGCGGCTGGGCCTGCGCGAGGCCCCCAATCTCTTCATAGGCACGGTGCATGGGTTCTGCCTGAGGCATCTCCTCATGCCCTATGGTCGGCTTGCGGGCCTCCCGGTGCCGTTCCCGCTCACTGTCGCCACGCAACGGCAGAGCGACCAGGCGATGAAGCGCATCGGCGACCGGCTGTTCGGCGTCGGCCATCCCAACAAGCCCATGGACCTTGGGCGGCATCGACGGTCTGTCCTCGACCGGACGTCGGTCGCATGGACGAGTGAAGGAGAGCTCGCGACGTGGGCGGAGGGATATGAGGCCGAACTGCGTCGGTTAGGTCTGATCGACTTCGATGATCTTGTGATCTTCGGGCAGCGCCTGGTTTCGGAGCACGACTGGGTGCTCCCGCTGCTTCAGGCGAAATTTCCGGTACTCGCGGTCGATGAATATCAAGACCTCGGCGTGGCCTTGCATCGGATCGTCAAGCGCGTCGCCTTCGATGGCGGCGTTCGGCTCTTTGCGGTGGGAGACCCCGACCAGTCGATTTACGGCTTCACCGGCGCGGACGGAGCGCTGTTGCAGGAGCTTGCCGAACGGGACGATGTCGAGCGTGTTCAGTTGCAGCTCAACTATCGTTCAGCGTCGCGCATCGTCAGCGCCTCCGAGATGGCGCTCGGGGAAGTCCGTGGCTACCAGTCCAACGACCCGGACCGTCAGGCGGTCATAGAATTCGTTCGGTGCGACGATGGCCTTGAAGGGCAGGCCGCGCACGCGGTCGCTGAAATCATTCCGGCAGCCCTCGCGGCCAAGCCCGGACGCGCCGTGGGTGACATTGCCATCCTCTATCGTGACTACCGGGCCGGCGACGTGGTGGCGGAAGCAGTTGCTGCTGCGGGGATCGATTTCGTTCGCGTCGACACCGCGGCGCCCTATCGCAAAGTCGCGCTCACGAGCTGGATTGAGGATTGCGCCGCGTGGTGCGCCGATGGCTGGCGAGAGGCCCGGCCGCAGTTGCGTGGACTGCTCGATCGCTGGCTCGGATTTCATCGCACTCGGATCTCAGAGGTGCAGGCCCGAGATGAGTCGCAGCGCCTGACGCAGCTTCTATGGTCGCTTCGCGTCGAGGAGGGGCTCGCCCGGGATTTTGTGACGGCTGTGCGGGCTGGAATACTCGATGCGCTAATGGCGGCCGAGCCGGGTCTCGCCGATCAGCGTGAGCAGGTGGATCGCATGTCGGCCGCACTAGCGGTCGGGGGACCGCTCGCCGATCTCGACCTTGCAAGCCTTGGCGGTCGCGACGGCTCTCCGCTGCATCTGAACTTGCTCACGCTGCACTCAGCAAAGGGGTGTGAGTACGACGTTGTGATCATGGTCGGTCTCGACCTCGGAAGTTTGCCGTGGCGCAATGAATTGGCCGCCGCTCGCCGCGAGAGCCGGCGGCTGTTCTACGTCGGTCTCACGCGCGCCCGTGACGAAATCCATATGCTCTATTCCGGCTACGTCGATACTGGACGCGGCCGGATGCGTTGGGGGCGCTCGCCATTTCTCGATGAACTTGAAGCGCGGATGGACGAGGCGGAAATCGGTTGA
- a CDS encoding WYL domain-containing protein yields the protein MNDERTALRWNVERRLNFIELRLYWEGRINRADLVDFFGISVPQASQDLARYDELAPGNLSYDKNAKTYVAGPDFAPVISAPSADGYLAQLRSLATGGLAAGESWIGRPPSFVGAPRLRRVYDREVLRRLVHCIQDRLELDALYLSFTDDTPSIRRIAPHALGFDGQRWHVRAFCFRTVSFREFVIGRLEQLGEPQPTAARPEWDLEWSVQVNLCLTANPRLPKNMRAAVEHDHGMQDGKVEVPLSVCSSYYLESQLNLDLDPEHIPVRRQQLVLLNREELTEARTAAKAGTAALVAAAGLTAIAS from the coding sequence ATGAATGACGAACGGACGGCCTTGCGGTGGAACGTCGAACGGCGGCTGAATTTCATCGAGCTGCGGCTCTATTGGGAGGGGCGCATCAATCGCGCCGACCTAGTCGATTTCTTCGGAATCAGCGTGCCCCAGGCCTCTCAGGACCTGGCGCGATATGACGAGCTGGCGCCCGGCAACCTGAGCTACGACAAGAACGCCAAGACCTATGTCGCGGGGCCTGACTTCGCGCCCGTGATTTCAGCGCCATCGGCGGACGGCTATCTGGCGCAGTTGCGCTCGCTGGCCACAGGCGGGCTCGCCGCTGGCGAATCGTGGATCGGCCGTCCCCCTTCATTCGTCGGCGCGCCCAGGCTGCGCCGGGTCTACGACCGGGAGGTCCTGAGGCGTCTCGTGCATTGCATCCAGGATCGCCTGGAGCTTGATGCCCTCTACCTCTCCTTCACCGACGACACGCCGTCCATTCGCCGTATCGCCCCCCATGCCCTGGGCTTCGACGGTCAGCGCTGGCACGTGCGCGCCTTCTGCTTTCGCACCGTGAGCTTTCGGGAGTTCGTGATCGGCCGCCTGGAACAGCTGGGCGAGCCGCAGCCAACGGCGGCGCGGCCGGAATGGGATCTGGAGTGGTCGGTGCAGGTGAACCTTTGCCTGACGGCGAACCCCCGTCTGCCAAAGAACATGCGCGCGGCAGTCGAACATGACCACGGCATGCAGGACGGCAAGGTCGAGGTCCCGCTGAGCGTCTGCTCGTCCTACTATCTGGAGAGCCAACTCAATCTCGACCTGGACCCCGAACACATCCCTGTGCGTCGCCAACAGCTGGTGCTGCTCAACCGAGAGGAACTAACGGAAGCCCGCACGGCTGCGAAGGCGGGGACTGCCGCCCTTGTCGCCGCCGCTGGCCTGACGGCTATCGCAAGCTAA
- a CDS encoding DUF2604 domain-containing protein, translating into MSISDDTADAGHMEDERERLEREKALLEREEERMERERERLDEEQARIDREEERIEREEERLDRDRKIDLVVLVSGVEVKIKAPHDELLRKVAERALKKSEDVGQPLENWDLRNEAGEILDLDRTVGSYHLKDGALLSLTLKAGIAG; encoded by the coding sequence ATGAGCATTTCGGACGACACGGCGGATGCCGGGCATATGGAAGACGAGCGCGAACGCCTGGAGCGCGAGAAGGCGCTGCTGGAGCGTGAAGAGGAGCGCATGGAGCGGGAGCGTGAGCGACTGGATGAGGAGCAGGCCCGCATCGACCGCGAAGAAGAGCGCATCGAGCGGGAGGAAGAGCGTCTCGACCGCGACCGCAAGATCGACCTCGTGGTCCTGGTCAGCGGCGTCGAGGTGAAAATCAAGGCGCCGCATGACGAGCTGCTGCGCAAGGTCGCCGAACGGGCGCTGAAGAAGAGCGAGGACGTCGGCCAGCCGCTGGAAAACTGGGACCTGCGCAATGAGGCGGGCGAGATCCTCGATCTGGATCGCACCGTCGGTTCCTACCATCTGAAGGACGGTGCCTTGCTCTCCCTGACTCTGAAGGCGGGGATCGCCGGATGA
- a CDS encoding putative metal-binding protein translates to MSGQVVDPAVSRIKFDREVEQFRRLDTMHRQRGWWLMSATFPVVQIGFITPNVRPAALAVCAQIDFTNFDLWPPSVKFVDPFNGKVLSLEGVGLPFIRNTPSGPQSILQGHGDAPAFLCLPGVREYHDHPAHTGDNWLLHRGHGEGGLLFIADKISTYGVETITAWQIQMRNTLHQGLMAA, encoded by the coding sequence ATGAGCGGCCAAGTGGTGGACCCCGCAGTCTCGCGCATCAAATTCGATCGCGAGGTCGAACAGTTTCGCCGCCTGGACACGATGCATCGCCAGCGCGGCTGGTGGTTGATGTCGGCGACGTTTCCGGTGGTGCAGATCGGGTTCATCACGCCAAACGTCCGGCCGGCCGCCTTGGCGGTGTGCGCGCAGATCGACTTCACGAACTTCGACCTCTGGCCGCCGTCGGTGAAATTCGTCGATCCGTTTAACGGCAAGGTGCTGAGCCTCGAAGGGGTCGGGCTGCCGTTCATCCGCAATACGCCCAGCGGCCCGCAGTCCATCCTCCAGGGCCATGGCGACGCGCCGGCGTTCCTATGCCTCCCGGGCGTGCGCGAGTATCACGACCACCCGGCGCATACGGGCGACAACTGGCTCCTGCACCGCGGCCACGGTGAAGGCGGCCTGCTCTTCATCGCCGACAAGATCTCTACCTATGGGGTGGAGACCATTACCGCCTGGCAGATCCAGATGCGCAATACGCTGCATCAGGGGCTGATGGCGGCATGA